CGCTGGGAAATGGAATGGTGGTGGTGTTGCGCGCATAAACTAAGTCGTTGTATTCGCGAGCCGATAACAGCTCAAGGTCCACCGCCTGCTGGTCGTCGCCTACCACCAGCGCACGCAGAAGCGTCTCGATATGCTTCGCGGCCGCTTCCATCGTGAAGTCTTCATCAAAAACATCGCAGGCGTATTCGAAGTCCACCTGCACATCACTGTGGTCATCGAACTCCGACACCCATATCGCCAGTGCATCCTGATCATGAGCATGGGTCTGCGCTACGGTTTCACAGGTTACGCCAGGGATCGAGACGGCCTTCGGCCAGCGCATATAGGAAATGGTGGTATCGAACAACGGCGCCGAGCCTCTGGCTACGTCCCCCAGCGGCACACGCTGATGGCGCAGCAACGCACGAATGCTCTGCCGCAATTGCGCAACAAACTCCTCGATGTGTTGGCATGGAGTAATCTCGACGCGCAACGGCAAAGTATTGGCGAAATGCCCAACCACTGCCTTGGCCCTGCGGTCAGCACGGTTCAGTACCGGAATCCCGAGCACGACCTCATCGCGCTGGTGCACACGGGCCAGATAAAGCGCGATTGCGGCGCTGAAAAACAGGAACGGGGACTCGCCACGGTCTCTGATGGTCGCCAGCAGCGACCGCTCTAGGGTGATGGCGTGACGAGCGTTACTCCGCGCGCCGGCAGGCAGCTTGCGACTGAACAGGGCAGGCTCGACCCCACTCAATACTTGGGAAAAGTAGGCACGATCTTCCCTGTACTGTTCCAATTGCGTGTAGTCGTCGGCCTCAATGACCGCCAAAAAGGATGTCGCTTGGGCTTGCGTTTCTGTCACCGCATTGGCGGTCAATCTCAGGTATTCATCACGCACCTGACCCATGAAGTACTGCAAGCCCCAGGCGTCGCAAACAATATGGTGCGCACGGACATAGACATACGTTGAATCACTTGCTCGAAGCAGGAACAGGTCAGCCAACTGGCTGCCGTCCAGGGCGTAACTGAAGCCAAACGCATTGCACAACCAGGCCTGGACATCAGCGTCGGGATCATATTCATGCGTAAGGTCAAGGGTCGTTATCGAGATATCCAACTCGTCGGCGAGCCATTGAAAAGGTTCACCGTCTTCTTCCCCAAGGCGCAGACCGAAAGCATCGGTGCGTCTGGCAACAGAGACCATTGCGTGGCGCAAAGCCTCTTCATCCACTTCGCCAACGAGTCGGTCGTAGCAGAAGAGCGTGTACTGATTGTTTTCGGGGAGCTGAGCAGCGGCAACCCAAATATCGCGCTGATAAGGCGATAATGGCGTACGGATCATCCCTGTATCCTCTTGAAGAAACTCCAAGGCGTGGAAGCACGCAATGCGCCAACATGCCGATCGGGCACCTGGGCTCGTCCTCATCCTGAGTACGACTTTATCCGTCAGAAGAGTAGGAAAAACTTTCCACGTCTTTGTAAGAACATTCCGAGCGTAGAAGCAATTTTTTGCTTTGCAAACTTGCTTCGCATGATTTTTCCAATCTGCCCATCGTGACGGCGAGATATATTTTTGCGTTGTACTTTGCCTGAAACCCGAAAGATCCAACGGCGAGTCTCGGCGATCGATGGCTCAACCAAGGCTCTCGCCCAGTGCCGCTAAAGGCTTTGACTTACGTCCAGCTCAACGCCTAAAGTCGCAACGGTTTACGATTCGGGAGCCGCTTACGCTCCCTTCGGCAAGAAGGCACGCCCGTGGATATGGCTTGCCTAAAATGGAACTTTGAACAGGTCTGGGAGACGTTATGAATACCGACGAACAAGAGCAGGACAACAAGGAGCAACAGGGCGCCGTCAGCGCCAAACTGATGGAATATGCGATCAAGGCTCGCAAGGTATTCATCACGGGAGTAGTGGATGAGCGGATGGCCAAGGACGTTGTGCAACAACTGCACATCCTTGCGTCCATTAACGATGATCCGATTTACGTCTTCATCAACTCGCCGGGTGGGCATGTTGAATCGGGCGACATGATCTTCGACGCCATTCGTTTTATTGCCCCGACGGTGGTAATGATTGGCTCTGGCAGCGTCGCGAGCGCGGGCGCACTGATTTACGCGGCAGCCGAAAAAGAAAATCGTTACTCACTCCCAAACACTCGGTTTCTGCTGCATCAACCGTCTGGTGGCTTTCAAGGGCCAGCTAGCAACGTTGAGATTTACATGAATGAAATTGTCAGGATGAAAAAGCGCCTGGACAAAATATTCGCCCACGCGACTGGGCAAACGGCAGAAAAAATTAGTGCCGACACCGAGCGCGACTTTTGGCTCAATGCTGAGGAAGCACTGGAGTACGGCTTGGTGAACAAGATCATCGTGTCGGAAAAAGAGATCGCGCGACCAGTCTCCTGATTGTACAGAGTCGAGTAGCCCCCACGCCTCGGGCGGAACCTGTCTCGTACTGCGTACCAGGGGGTTAGTTTTTCCTATCCCGTGCCAAGCTCGGCACTTTCACCGCAGGACTGCCCGGGGCCGCTTATGGTTTGATTCCATGTGGGTTTCATAGCCCATGCGCTTGAGCGCTACGTTGAGGGTGTTCTCGCTGATCCGTTTTGACAGATCACTGCGATGGGGCAGTAAATAGCGCTGTGCTGGACGCCTGAGCTTGAGCAACTCCCGGACGATCGCGATTGCCTGACGTGAAAGCGGAACCACATAAGGCGGAACCTTGTTGCTACCCTCCTTGCGCAATCGCACCTGCAACTGCTTAACAATCACCGCCGGGATAGTCCAAATCCCTCGATCCAAGTCAAACTGGTCAGGCTCAGCTAATCGCAATTCGCCTGTTCGCACGCCGGTTAGGAACAGCAAGCGCAAACCCAAAACAGTCGCCTTGCTACCACCGTAATGCCGCAATTTTTGCAGGAAGACAGGAAGGTCTTCCATGAGCAGATAGGGGTTATTTGTCACCGGCGGCTTGGGAACGGCGACAATATCGAGATCTGCTGAGGGATTGGTCATCAGTCCCTTTTCAACCATGGCATAGCGGAACAATTGGTTGAACCAGGTCCGGCATTTTTCCGCGGTAGTGAACGCCTGTCGACTCTCAATTCTGCGCAGCAATTCGATCAAGTGCGGACGAGAAATCTCGGCAATAGGTAGAGGGCCAAGCAAAGGCAACACGTCTTTGGCAAAGATGCGATCAATCTGAGAAAGCGAGGTTTGGCGTCCGAGCTTCAGCGTAACCGCCTTGAAGGTTCGCCAGGCAAGAAAGACTGCTGCGAAGGAGTTCTCGTCCGCAGCCAAAGCGATAAGACGATCCTCTCTCCGAGCGGCCCGAGGATCGATGCCCTTTGCGACAAGGGAACGGGCATTGTCGCGAGCCGAGCGAGCATCTTTGAGACTTAACTCCGGATACATCCCCAAGGAGATTCGAGCCGGCGTGCCCAACCAGGTAAAACGAAAATGCCAGCTCTTGGCACCCTTCGAGCTGACGAACAGGTGCAAGCCGTCCATGTCCCTGAGGCTGTAATTTTTTCCGAAATTTTTTGCGTTGCGAACGGCCGTATCAGTCAAAGGCATGCGTACATCTCCTCGTCTCGATCGATTGAGGAGAGATGTACGGGTTCCAGCAATGCTTTATCTATCTGAAAACTGGCACCTTTCGAGCCCGCATTTCGATGTACGTTCTAATGTACAAAAAAAGTGTGGCTGGGGGTGGTTTTCGGTAGAATTCGCTGGAACGAAAAAAGAGGCCGAAGCCTCTATTTTCAATGACTTACAGATCTCAGTAGACATCTGTAGATCAACATCTGGAGCGGGAAACGAGACTCGAACTCGCGACCCCGACCTTGGCAAGGTCGTGCTCTACCAACTGAGCTATTCCCGCGTCTTGGTGAGGCGCATTCTATAGAATCCAGATGCCCCGTCAACCCCTTGATTCAAAAAAGTTT
The window above is part of the Pseudomonas sp. B21-048 genome. Proteins encoded here:
- a CDS encoding ATP-dependent Clp protease proteolytic subunit; this encodes MNTDEQEQDNKEQQGAVSAKLMEYAIKARKVFITGVVDERMAKDVVQQLHILASINDDPIYVFINSPGGHVESGDMIFDAIRFIAPTVVMIGSGSVASAGALIYAAAEKENRYSLPNTRFLLHQPSGGFQGPASNVEIYMNEIVRMKKRLDKIFAHATGQTAEKISADTERDFWLNAEEALEYGLVNKIIVSEKEIARPVS
- a CDS encoding integrase arm-type DNA-binding domain-containing protein; protein product: MPLTDTAVRNAKNFGKNYSLRDMDGLHLFVSSKGAKSWHFRFTWLGTPARISLGMYPELSLKDARSARDNARSLVAKGIDPRAARREDRLIALAADENSFAAVFLAWRTFKAVTLKLGRQTSLSQIDRIFAKDVLPLLGPLPIAEISRPHLIELLRRIESRQAFTTAEKCRTWFNQLFRYAMVEKGLMTNPSADLDIVAVPKPPVTNNPYLLMEDLPVFLQKLRHYGGSKATVLGLRLLFLTGVRTGELRLAEPDQFDLDRGIWTIPAVIVKQLQVRLRKEGSNKVPPYVVPLSRQAIAIVRELLKLRRPAQRYLLPHRSDLSKRISENTLNVALKRMGYETHMESNHKRPRAVLR